The genomic stretch ATTGATAAGCCCTCCCGCTCTCCAGGCTTTCTACTGCCAGTTGGTAACAGGCTTCGTAACCTTCATATTTTCCCGTGCATTGCAATGCCATCGCCGAATTAGCCAGTACCACCGCATTCTGTGCCCAGCTTCCCTCCCCCTTCAATATCTTCAGGAAGATCCCTGCAGCTTCCTCCACGGAATTACCCCCATGAATGTCCGTTGGGTTCACCGTCCGCTTCCCAAGTTGTTCAGCACTGCAGATCTTTTCCCCGCTGTTGCTTATTATTTTAGTATCCCCTGTCAGGGAAATCTCATCATAGCCATCCAGGCCATGAATAATGGTAAAAGCACCCGCTCCCTGCTGCAATAAATAATTATATATCCTGGCCATCTCCAGGTTATACACGCCCACCAGCAGGTATTTTGGTGAAGCAGGGTTCACCATCGGGCCCAGCATATTAAAAAAGGTACGAACGCCCAGGCTCTTCCGGATGGGACCTACCACTTTCAATGCCGGGTGAAATAACGGAGCATGTAAAAAACAAATATTGGCTTCTTCCAGTTCTTTTTTCAATGCTCCTGTATCGGCTTTAAAAGTATAACCCAGTTGTTCCATTACATTGCTGGAGCCGCTGATGGAGGAAGCGCCG from Chitinophagaceae bacterium encodes the following:
- the trpD gene encoding anthranilate phosphoribosyltransferase yields the protein MKKILNYLFEHKSLSREQAKEVLHNISKKVYSDAEIAAFITVYLMRSISIDELQGFRDALLELRVQVGLDGYELMDIVGTGGDGKNTFNISTLSCFIVAGTGNKVAKHGNYGASSISGSSNVMEQLGYTFKADTGALKKELEEANICFLHAPLFHPALKVVGPIRKSLGVRTFFNMLGPMVNPASPKYLLVGVYNLEMARIYNYLLQQGAGAFTIIHGLDGYDEISLTGDTKIISNSGEKICSAEQLGKRTVNPTDIHGGNSVEEAAGIFLKILKGEGSWAQNAVVLANSAMALQCTGKYEGYEACYQLAVESLESGRAYQSFKKLISFQ